One Mycobacterium paraseoulense genomic window, TTCCCCGTCCCGGCGATCTCACTCAACGATCCATCGAAGGGCGTTGCGGAACTCGAATGGTGCCTGGAAAACGGGGCGAAGACGGTGCTGATCCGACCGGCGCCGGTGCCCAGAGAGGACGGAACCTCGCGTTCACCCGCGTTGCCCGAGTTCGACGGTTTCTGGAGATTGGTCGAGTCGTCGGGCATCTCGGTCCAGATGCACAACTCCGACGCCGGCTACGACCGCTACCTCTCCGACTGGGAGGGCGGTAACGAGTTCCAGGGTTTCCAGCTGACGAAGTTCCGCGGCTTCATCTACGAGGAGAGTCGCCACATCTTCGATACGCTCGCGGCGTTCATCGCCCATGGGGTGTTCGAGCGCTTCCCCGACCTACGCATCGGTGTGGTCGAGAACGGCGGTTCGTGGGCTCAGCGCCTGATGGACGTTTTCGATCGGGTTTACCGCAAGAAGCCGCGCGAATTCAGCGAGCACCCGTGTGATGTCTTCCGCAGGCACGTGTGGGTGAACCCGTTCCACGAAGAGGATATCTCGCACCTCATCGACATCCTCGGTGAGAAGCGGGTGATGTTCGGCTCGGACTACCCGCATCCCGAGGGATTGGCCGCGCCCGCGAACTTCGTCGGCGAACTCGAAAACCTCCCGCCGCAACCACAGCACGAGTAATGGGCGGCAACCTGAAGGAGCTGATCGGCATCTAGCCGAGTTCGGCGAATCGCCTCAAATAACACCATGCGATCTCCGGCGGCATGCCGCCACACAACGCGGAGATGTTGAACATTTCCCCATCTTCAGCGACAAAACAGTTCCTTAAGGCATTCGCGGTGCTGAGTGTCTTGAGCAAGGAATCGCCTTGCCCGGGAATCGGATCGCGGTTGTCACGAACACTCACCGGTTCCCGAACCGGGTTCGGAGTTCATTCTTGAGCACCTTGCCGGTGAGGTTGCGAGGCAGCGCATCGACGATCTCGAGCCGTTCGGGCGACTTGTGCTTGCTCAGCCCTCGGGCTTGGCAATGTTCGGAAACCGAAGAGAGCGTCACCGCCGCACCTGGGCGGGCGACGACGACGGCACACACCCGTTCGCCGGTCCGCTCATCGGGTACGCCGATGACCGCGACGTCGGCGACCGCAGGGTGGCTCGCCAGGACGCCTTCGATCTCGAGGGCCGAGATGTTCTCCGCGTTGCGGATGATCGCGTCCTTGATGCGCCCCGTGACGACGACATTGCCCTGGTGGTCGATGCGTCCCAGATCGCCGGTGCGAAACCACCCGTCGGCGTCGAATGCCTGGCCGTCTAATGACGCATCGACGTAGCCGAGGAAGCATTGCGGGCCCTTGAGCCGCAGCTCCCCCTCCTCTCCGGGCTCGACCGGCCGCTCGGATTCGTCGACGACTCGCACTGAGACGCCCGGCACGGGTTTGCCGACGGTGTGGTCCAGCAGCTCCGGAGGGCCGTTCGGTGCTTGGGAGGTGGCGACCGGAAATTCGGTCAGTCCCCAGGAATTGGCCACACCGTCGACCGAGAAGGTCTGCCGCACTTGATTTCCCAACTCCGCGGTGATGGGCGCACCACCGCCGACACAGCCACGCAGATCGGGATATAGCGGTTCGGCGCCGTGCTTTGCCTGCGCCGCCATGAAGGCGACGAAGAATGGGGTGGCGCTGCCCAGCAGAGTCGGCCGGTGCGCAGCGATGGCGAAGGGGGTCTGCACGGGATCGAAGGTGTCGAAGAGCACCAGTCGCATGCC contains:
- a CDS encoding class I adenylate-forming enzyme family protein, producing the protein MTAYPAAQTYWSLVETAARAHPDRVVLVDDYGRALSCGQLYQSALTCAAALAQRGIGAGTVVSWQLPTTLETMVVMVALARLGAVQNPVLPIWRESELRFVTTQLATDVLIVPGMWRNFDHVALAQRIGDHQPMTVVVIDHDEPITGTLRLPAGDPAALPAPPQSGEEPRWIYYSSGTTAAPKGARHCDRSVIAGSAGVVGIVGASSSDVNPIAFPVSHIGGAAMLAAGLHTGMRLVLFDTFDPVQTPFAIAAHRPTLLGSATPFFVAFMAAQAKHGAEPLYPDLRGCVGGGAPITAELGNQVRQTFSVDGVANSWGLTEFPVATSQAPNGPPELLDHTVGKPVPGVSVRVVDESERPVEPGEEGELRLKGPQCFLGYVDASLDGQAFDADGWFRTGDLGRIDHQGNVVVTGRIKDAIIRNAENISALEIEGVLASHPAVADVAVIGVPDERTGERVCAVVVARPGAAVTLSSVSEHCQARGLSKHKSPERLEIVDALPRNLTGKVLKNELRTRFGNR